In Pseudobdellovibrio exovorus JSS, the genomic stretch ATTAGATAGTCAAATTAAAGAGCTGTATCAACTGACTCAGCGTTTTAAAGATAGCCCTAATCGTGGTGAGCTTTGGCTGCGCCTAGCTGAGCTATATGTTGAAAAATCAGCTTTAGTCGATGCTCGAAAACAAAAAGAGTATGATCAAAAGCTGAAAGAGTTTCAAAGTGGTCGCAGTCGTGTACGTCCCACATTAGAAACAGCTGAGGCCCGCGACTACAATAAAAGAGCGATTCAACTATATGAATGGTTCTTGCGCGATTACCCGAATGATCCAAAAATCAGCCAAGCCTTATTTTTCTTAGGTTACAATAATTTCGAGATCGGTGAGGTTCAAAAGGGAAGCGCTTACTACAGTCAGTTGACGTCACGATTTCCGAATAGTCCATTTGCCGGAGATGCTCACTTCGCCGTGGCCGAAAATCTATTTGAAAATGAAAAGTGGGCGGATGCCTATAAAGAATATTCATTTTTAATTAAAGACAATAAGCACCACTTACACCTTATTGCTCTGTATAAAGGGGCATGGTGTCTTTATCGTACAGGTAAGACCGAAGATGGGATCAAATACCTTGATTACATTGTAAAATCTGGAGCCCGAAACTCTCAGCAGGTTAATCGAGCGACAGGTAGACGGATCGATGGTGCTCGCTTAGAAAATGAAGCCCTAAAAGATCTAGTGATCTTTTTTGCCGACAGTGGCGATACGAATCGCGCTCTTTCCTATTTTAAAAATGTGAATGGGAAAGAATACTTACCGAGTATTGAAAGACTAGCCTACGTGCTTTCCGATAAAGGGAATCGCGAAGGGTCCCGAGAGGCCTTTCGTTATCTGATCAGTCGCGAACCGAATTCGAAAAAAGCTTTCGAATATCAGTACCAGATTGTACAAAATTACTTTTTTGCGAAGAATTCACCTGAGTTTAAAAATGAGCTTTATAAGTGGATTACAAACTACAACTCAAAGTCGCAATGGTATAACTTACACAGCAGTGACCGCTCGTTTATCGTAAAAAGCAATCAACTGCGCGAACAGACACTTAGAAATTATATTTTGCAACAACATCAGACAGCTCAAAACTCTAGAGCAGAGTTTTCACGTCAAAGTGCAGATGAAGGGTACAAGCTTTACTTCCAAGAGTTTGGCAACTCGACCTCTGCTGCAGACATGCGATTCTTCTATGGTGAGCTTCTATACGATATGAAGCGCTATTCCGATGCCGCAAATGAATACACAGTTGTGGTCAATCGTTTTCCGAATAGCCAGTATGCCGAAAAGGCATCTCAGAATATCTTGTTGGCTTTAGAAAAAACGGTGCCGACGGATGCGGAATTCCAAAGAAGAACTGGAAACTCATTAGACCCAGTGCCATTGGACGAACCGACTAAGAAATTTATTGCGACCTCTAATTGGTATTTACAGAAATATCCGAAATCTGAAAAAGCGGCCGAGATCAAGTTTCGTATAGGTCGTATTTATTATTTAACAAATAATTTTAATCCTGCGGAAAAGCAATTCCGTGAGATTGTTCAGCAGCATCCGCGCACGACTTATTCTGAGTACTCAGCTAACTTGTTATTAGATATTTATAATTTGAAACAAGACTATGTGGGCTTAGAAAAGATTGGGTCTGAGTTATTAGCAGACTCTTCGATTTCTAACGCTAAGTTAGGTGACGATATTCGTGGTGTGATCGAAAAAGCGAGCTTTAAACAAGCGCAAACTTTCGAGGTAGACAAGAAGTACGCAGAAGCGGCTACTCAATATCAAAGTTTTGGACTACAGAATCCAAAATCAAATTTAGCAGCTGTCGCTTTTTTCAATGCGGGTGTTAACTTTGAAAGAGCGGGTAAAACAAAAGATGCAGCAAGTAACTACCAGCGGGCTGTAGCCACCAATACGACTGGAACTTCTGCTGAAGTAAAATCAAAAGCTAAACGTCTGTTAGCGAAAATTAAACAGGACGCGGGTTCTTTTGAAGAAGCTGCCGTTCTTTACTCAGATTTATACCGCGAGAACCCAAAAGATCCATTGGCTCCGAACTTTTTGTATAATGCGGCTTTGATGAAAGAAATTGCTGGTAATCCAGCAGAGGCATTTGATGATTATAATGCCTACATCAAACTCAATACCAATAAGAGCGAAAATGCAGAAATCGTCTTTAAAATGGCTGAACAGCAAAGACGATTAAAAATGAATGCAGATTCTTTGGCGAACTATCGTCGCTATTTAGAGCTGCCAGAGGCACGAGTAGATAGACGTATCGAGGCTCAGTACTGGGTGGTCGATTTGTCATCTAAGTTAGGCCAACGATCGGAACTGGCAACAGCGGAAGCACGTATCAATACATGGAGGAATACTCTACAAGGTGCACGCCGTGAAGCGGCCGGAGTCTATTTAGCAAAAGTCAGAATCATGCAAAGCCAGCAGAACTTCCAACGCCTAAAAGAAGTGACGATTCCAAGTGTGCCAAGCCAACAAAAAGCGGCGATTGATAAAAAGCTGGAAATTATGGCTGTTTTAAATGAGCAGTTAGGGCAAGTGATTCAATTGGCATCTCCGGAAGAGATCGTGGACGCCTTATACATTTTAGCTGAAGCGAATGAGCATATGGCTTTATCTATCAGAGCTGTTCCTATTCCAGAAAATATCGCGGCTGAAAATCGTCAACAGTATTTAGATGAAGTGAACAAAATCGTGATGCCATTTGCGACGAAAGCAGATGAAAGTTACAAGTTGGCTATCGAGCGTGGACAGGATTTGAAGGGCTACAATACTTCGTACCAAAACGCTTATCAGAAAATGAGTCAAAAGTATCCGGATCAGTATTACAGTGCAAAAGAAACTGTATCAGGAACTCGGGCTATTGATTGGGGAGTTAAAACAAAATGAGATATCTAA encodes the following:
- a CDS encoding tetratricopeptide repeat protein, which gives rise to MKLTHSIVGTLVVAGLLGGSVAMAQQTGSNQKKVTLGDLLRRAKEESRGSKVNQIEKKATAVPNSNLTFEKSQSAVNLNDIKPPETSRIYSYENADQAAYERTLDSQIKELYQLTQRFKDSPNRGELWLRLAELYVEKSALVDARKQKEYDQKLKEFQSGRSRVRPTLETAEARDYNKRAIQLYEWFLRDYPNDPKISQALFFLGYNNFEIGEVQKGSAYYSQLTSRFPNSPFAGDAHFAVAENLFENEKWADAYKEYSFLIKDNKHHLHLIALYKGAWCLYRTGKTEDGIKYLDYIVKSGARNSQQVNRATGRRIDGARLENEALKDLVIFFADSGDTNRALSYFKNVNGKEYLPSIERLAYVLSDKGNREGSREAFRYLISREPNSKKAFEYQYQIVQNYFFAKNSPEFKNELYKWITNYNSKSQWYNLHSSDRSFIVKSNQLREQTLRNYILQQHQTAQNSRAEFSRQSADEGYKLYFQEFGNSTSAADMRFFYGELLYDMKRYSDAANEYTVVVNRFPNSQYAEKASQNILLALEKTVPTDAEFQRRTGNSLDPVPLDEPTKKFIATSNWYLQKYPKSEKAAEIKFRIGRIYYLTNNFNPAEKQFREIVQQHPRTTYSEYSANLLLDIYNLKQDYVGLEKIGSELLADSSISNAKLGDDIRGVIEKASFKQAQTFEVDKKYAEAATQYQSFGLQNPKSNLAAVAFFNAGVNFERAGKTKDAASNYQRAVATNTTGTSAEVKSKAKRLLAKIKQDAGSFEEAAVLYSDLYRENPKDPLAPNFLYNAALMKEIAGNPAEAFDDYNAYIKLNTNKSENAEIVFKMAEQQRRLKMNADSLANYRRYLELPEARVDRRIEAQYWVVDLSSKLGQRSELATAEARINTWRNTLQGARREAAGVYLAKVRIMQSQQNFQRLKEVTIPSVPSQQKAAIDKKLEIMAVLNEQLGQVIQLASPEEIVDALYILAEANEHMALSIRAVPIPENIAAENRQQYLDEVNKIVMPFATKADESYKLAIERGQDLKGYNTSYQNAYQKMSQKYPDQYYSAKETVSGTRAIDWGVKTK